A stretch of Brachyhypopomus gauderio isolate BG-103 chromosome 3, BGAUD_0.2, whole genome shotgun sequence DNA encodes these proteins:
- the LOC143510007 gene encoding uncharacterized protein LOC143510007 encodes MMTGTVCISALILLFHGVHLLPVPLGSPDTLILVVEPGDDVTIWYHYNLTQPAYIYWFKHTDSSVPQQLQCQIYKKYYATSPCNVVIQNNHISMSVNSQNTSLTITAVNHTNTGLYYCGIWQSNIFFSNATHLQVRDQDGKPSKNSTEGVFFTLTVVFGAAIVILIIVLIIPKRRKHTDTGSTVTKDSNYADLQFSNKKIRKAGRHSEVVDPQVVYSTVRH; translated from the exons ATGATGACAGGGACGGTGTGTATATCAGCTCTGATTCTCCTGTTCCATGGCGTTC ATTTGCTCCCAGTGCCTCTGGGCTCTCCAGACACTTTAATATTGGTGGTAGAACCTGGTGATGATGTCACGATTTGGTATCACTATAACCTGACACAACCAGCTTACATATACTGgttcaaacacacagacagttcTGTGCCACAACAACTTCAGTGCCAAATTTATAAAAAATATTATGCAACAAGTCCCTGTAATGTTGTTATACAAAATAATCATATCTCGATGTCTGTAAACTCCCAGAACACCTCTCTGACAATAACTGCAGTGAATCACACAAATACAGGACTGTATTACTGTGGCATTTGgcaaagcaatattttcttcaGCAACGCAACACATCTACAAGTGAGAG ATCAAGATGGAAAACCATCCAAAAACAGCACTGAAG GTGTCTTCTTCACACTGACGGTGGTGTTTGGTGCTGCGATTGTGATTCTCATCATTGTTCTAATCATACCAAAGAGGAGAAAACACACAG ACACTGGCTCTACTGTGACAAAG GATTCTAACTATGCTGATCTACAATTTTCTAATAAGAAAATCAGGAAAGCAGGAAGACACAGTGAAGTAGTGGATCCTCAGGTTGTGTATTCAACAGTAAGACACTAG
- the LOC143509995 gene encoding uncharacterized protein LOC143509995: MNMVFPLLNLAHLSVCVRLLAPLLMQRYTYYLMYGREAHYFSEVPDSFCVNETVEDILQSEIIRPAIQMQDKVYEAVKRNMQTARNKVQARKQAAKAESHTFSVGEKVLRRNVRSQQRKGGKLDRDFLGPFTIVALQGKSADLCDEHGQMIPKINLDHLIPFLEQETRIPHRLQASSDSKDVKSSAPPVPGIAMVTSPVSDTKSTVSANTEGNTTAHPVPAVKVVTHEGDTESGIDIWSGRSGFVLMAKIGPYKIFETDIARLAPGLELESECNPSQYKVILGVLNEHNHWTLADP; this comes from the exons atgaatatggtattccctttattaaatctcgctcatctcagcgtttgtgtccgtctcctcgctccgttgcttATGCAACGTTACACATATTATCTTATGTATGGACGGGAGGCACATTACTTCTCCGAAGTTCCTGACTCTTTCTGT GTCAATGAAACGGTGGAAGATATACTCCAGTCTGAGATTATCAGGCCTGCCATACAAATGCAGGACAAAGTGTATGAGGCAGTCAAGAGGAATATGCAAACTGCAAGAAACAAAGTCCAAGCAAGGAAACAAGCTGCCAAAGCAGAATCTCACACCTTTTCTGTAGGCGAAAAGGTACTAAGGAGAAATGTAAGAAGTCAGCAGAGGAAAGGAGGCAAATTAGATAGGGATTTTCTGGGTCCCTTCACCATAGTTGCACTACAGGGCAAAAGTGCGGATCTGTGTGATGAACATGGTCAGATGATACCAAAAATCAACCTGGATCACTTGATCCCATTTTTGGAGCAGGAAACCCGCATTCCTCACAGGCTCCAAGCATCCAGTGATTCAAAAG ATGTAAAGAGCAGTGCACCTCCAGTTCCTGGAATTGCAATGGTAACATCACCTGTCTCAGACACAAAGAGCACAGTGTCTGCCAACACAGAGGGAAACACCACTGCACATCCTGTCCCTGCAGTTAAAGTTGTCACACACGAGGGTGATACTGAGAGTG GGATAGATATTTGGTCTGGCAGAAGTGGTTTCGTGTTGATGGCCAAAATTGGACCATACAAGATATTTGAAACGGATATAGCACGTCTTGCACCTGGATTGGAACTGGAGAGTGAG TGTAATCCAAGCCAATATAAGGTTATTTTGGGTGTGTTAAATGAGCATAACCACTGGACCCTTGCT GATCCCTGA